In Onychostoma macrolepis isolate SWU-2019 chromosome 04, ASM1243209v1, whole genome shotgun sequence, one DNA window encodes the following:
- the LOC131538820 gene encoding uncharacterized protein LOC131538820 — protein sequence MKEHHLQLNLAKTELLVFPAAPTLQHDITIQLGSSTITPSTSVRNLGVIFDDQLTFKDHIAKTARSCRFALHNIRKIRPFLTEHAAQLLVQALVISRLDYCNALLAGLPSNTVKPLQMIQNAAARLVFKEPKRAHVTPLFISLHWLPIAARIKFKTLMLAHRTTTGSAPAYMHSLLRIYIPSRNLRSASERRLVVPSQRGSKSLSRTFSFTIPGWWNDLPTHIRSTGSLSIFKQQLKTHLFRHYLTSTYT from the coding sequence atgaaagaacatcacctccagctcaacctggcaaagactgagcttcttgtctttcctgccgctccaactctacagcatgacatcacgatccagttaggttcatcaacaattaccccatcaacttcggtcagaaatcttggtgtaatctttgatgaccagctgaccttcaaagaccacattgcaaagactgctcgatcttgcaggtttgcactacacaacatcagaaagatcaggccctttctgacggagcatgctgcacaacttcttgtccaggcccttgtcatttctaggctggactactgcaatgctcttctggctggacttccatcaaacacagtcaaacctctacaaatgattcagaatgcggcggcacgactggtcttcaaggaacccaaaagagcccatgttacacctctctttatctcattgcattggctaccaatcgcagctcgcatcaagttcaagacactgatgcttgctcatagaacaaccacaggctcagcacccgcctacatgcactcactattaagaatctacatcccctccagaaatctgagatctgctagtgagcgacgcctcgtggtaccatcacaaagaggctcaaaatcactctccagaacattctcgttcaccattcctggctggtggaatgatcttcccacccatattcggagtactggatccctgtcaatcttcaagcaacagctgaaaactcatctctttcgacactacttgacttcaacctacacataa